One Maniola hyperantus chromosome Z, iAphHyp1.2, whole genome shotgun sequence DNA window includes the following coding sequences:
- the LOC117995616 gene encoding band 7 protein AAEL010189 isoform X2: MVVAEPSTNDDADSESKTCGKILVVLSWILVIATMPFSLFVCFKVVQEYERAVIFRLGRLLSGGAKGPGIFFILPCIDSYARVDLRTRTYDVPPQEVLTKDSVTVSVDAVVYYRVHNATISIANVENAHHSTRLLAQTTLRNTMGTRPLHEILSERETISGNMQISLDEATEAWGIKVERVEIKDVRLPVQLQRAMAAEAEAAREARAKVIAAEGEQKASRALREASEVIGDSPAALQLRYLQTLNTISAEKNSTIVFPLPIDLLTYFLKAKEEN, translated from the exons ATGGTAGTTGCGGAACCCTCCA CAAATGATGATGCGGACTCGGAGTCCAAAACATGCGGAAAGATCCTGGTAGTATTATCCTGGATACTTGTCATCGCGACTATGCCGTTCTCACTCTTCGTATGCTTTAAG GTCGTGCAAGAATATGAGAGAGCTGTAATATTTCGTTTGGGAAGACTGCTATCCGGTGGAGCTAAGGGACCTG GCATTTTCTTCATTCTACCGTGCATTGACTCATACGCACGGGTAGATCTTCGAACTCGCACCTATGACGTCCCACCTCAAGAG GTGCTCACCAAGGACTCTGTGACGGTATCCGTCGATGCAGTTGTGTACTACCGAGTTCATAATGCTACGATTTCAATCGCCAACGTAGAAAACGCCCACCATTCAACCCGACTATTGGCCCAAACTACTCTGCGCAATACAATGGGAACACGGCCGCTCCACGAGATCCTAAGCGAGCGCGAGACTATCTCAGGGAATATGCAAATTTCTCTCGACGAAGCGACCGAGGCTTGGGGCATTAAAGTGGAGAGGGTGGAAAT CAAAGACGTACGTCTGCCCGTGCAATTGCAACGCGCGATGGCAGCAGAGGCTGAGGCAGCTAGGGAGGCGCGCGCGAAGGTGATTGCTGCTGAGGGAGAGCAGAAAGCTTCCAGGGCACTTCGAGAGGCATCTGAAGTAATTGGTGATAGCCCTGCGGCTCTGCAACTGCGTTATCTGCAG acTCTCAACACAATATCTGCCGAGAAGAACTCTACGATTGTGTTTCCACTACCTATCGATTTGCTGACATATTTCTTGAAAGCCAAAGAAGAAAATTAA
- the LOC117995616 gene encoding band 7 protein AGAP004871 isoform X1, producing the protein MTTLLEMSSRQQLYPTIAIGTNDDADSESKTCGKILVVLSWILVIATMPFSLFVCFKVVQEYERAVIFRLGRLLSGGAKGPGIFFILPCIDSYARVDLRTRTYDVPPQEVLTKDSVTVSVDAVVYYRVHNATISIANVENAHHSTRLLAQTTLRNTMGTRPLHEILSERETISGNMQISLDEATEAWGIKVERVEIKDVRLPVQLQRAMAAEAEAAREARAKVIAAEGEQKASRALREASEVIGDSPAALQLRYLQTLNTISAEKNSTIVFPLPIDLLTYFLKAKEEN; encoded by the exons ATGACCACTTTGCTCGAAATGTCCAGCCGACAGCAGTTATATCCGACTATAGCCATTGGAa CAAATGATGATGCGGACTCGGAGTCCAAAACATGCGGAAAGATCCTGGTAGTATTATCCTGGATACTTGTCATCGCGACTATGCCGTTCTCACTCTTCGTATGCTTTAAG GTCGTGCAAGAATATGAGAGAGCTGTAATATTTCGTTTGGGAAGACTGCTATCCGGTGGAGCTAAGGGACCTG GCATTTTCTTCATTCTACCGTGCATTGACTCATACGCACGGGTAGATCTTCGAACTCGCACCTATGACGTCCCACCTCAAGAG GTGCTCACCAAGGACTCTGTGACGGTATCCGTCGATGCAGTTGTGTACTACCGAGTTCATAATGCTACGATTTCAATCGCCAACGTAGAAAACGCCCACCATTCAACCCGACTATTGGCCCAAACTACTCTGCGCAATACAATGGGAACACGGCCGCTCCACGAGATCCTAAGCGAGCGCGAGACTATCTCAGGGAATATGCAAATTTCTCTCGACGAAGCGACCGAGGCTTGGGGCATTAAAGTGGAGAGGGTGGAAAT CAAAGACGTACGTCTGCCCGTGCAATTGCAACGCGCGATGGCAGCAGAGGCTGAGGCAGCTAGGGAGGCGCGCGCGAAGGTGATTGCTGCTGAGGGAGAGCAGAAAGCTTCCAGGGCACTTCGAGAGGCATCTGAAGTAATTGGTGATAGCCCTGCGGCTCTGCAACTGCGTTATCTGCAG acTCTCAACACAATATCTGCCGAGAAGAACTCTACGATTGTGTTTCCACTACCTATCGATTTGCTGACATATTTCTTGAAAGCCAAAGAAGAAAATTAA